Within Ancylothrix sp. D3o, the genomic segment ATTCATAGAGCTTTCATCCTTACTTAAAGCTAGACAAAATTTGATAAACGGCAGTAACAATCTTGCCCCCAGAGGCGATATCAGCCGCAATTTGGGCAATGTGTAAGTCTAGCGATTGTTCGTGGTCATTCCAAATGTAAGGACGGTCAGCAGAAGGAGGGCATCCTAGTACGTTCCGCACTGCCATATATAACTCTCTGGTTGCAGGCGAAAGAGTCTCGCGGGCATCGTAGTGTTCGGCAATTGTATATGTGCGTAAATCAACAGCTTGCACCCCAAACATGAGAGCGATCGCCATATATCGTTGGAAAATGTCTACGCTTGTTCGGGCTAAATTAGCAGAAGCAAACCCTTGGCTATTAATATTTTGGTTATATTGTTCGGCGTGGGTCGGAAATCTGTCGGCTATAGAATTTCCGTAAAATGTTAACAATGGCATAATTGAGTTGCCAGCGATTTGTAGACCTTTTAGCCCCATATTGACAATTCTTTGTGGATTCCCTACTAACGATGGTGGTAATCCATTATTAAATTCTGGAGCAACAAGAGAGGCAATTTGTACATCCAAATGCTTGGCTAATAAACCGATGTAGTACCGCAACCGATCCATTCCGACACCAATATATTGACCCAAAAAATTACCACCGTGATAGCTAGCTTGGTTTTCTACATCTATTAGCGGGTTATCAGTAGCCGAGTTAATTTCTACTTCAATTTGTTTTTGAATTTCTGCAATCCCATCTACAATCGGCCCCATGTACTGTGGTAAGCAGCGCAGTGAATAGCGGTCTTGGATGGGATGAGAGCCACGATCATGGTGAGAACCATCTAATTCTTCCCTAATCAGCCGCGAACCTAAGAGCAAGTCGAGCATTTGGTTGGCAGCCCAGAGTTGACCAGGATGGGGTTTTAGCTTATGGATAAAGGGGTGAAAGGATTGATTAGTACCATTTAAACCTTGGATAGCTAGGGCATGGACACCCATTGATAGTGCTAATAAAACTTTAGTATCATAAACGCAATTGGTGGCAATACCTGTCATTACTGAGGTGCCATTTACCATTGCTAAACCTTCTTTAGGAAGTAACTGCAATCGCTCTAAACCGAGAAGTTCGAGGGCTGTCAGTGCATCCAGTTCTTTTCCATTAAAGTCTACGGTATAGCTTGCATCTAAACCAATTAACGCTCCTGTAATGTAGGACAATGGCACCAAATCTCCACTTGCACCAATTGAACCGAATTCATACACATGGGGGGTGACCCCTGCATTGAGGAACTTTGCCATGCGATCGAGCAGTTCGAGCCGAATGCCTGATGCCCCCTGCAAATGCGAATTGAGCCGCAAAAGCATAGCTGCGCGGGTATCCGCTAGAGGCAACCTTTTTCCTGTTCCTGACTTGAGGAACCATATCAAGTTGTTTTGCAGCAGTGCCGCACATTCGCGTGAGATCGGAACATTTGCCATACCGCCAAAGCCACTGGTGACACCGTAAATAGGCTGACCCGATT encodes:
- the hutH gene encoding histidine ammonia-lyase — protein: MVGMKMPLEEVCLENSEQPLVVGDRSLTINEVVSVARHGVQVRITDAPDILGGVQASCDYIQDAVESGQPIYGVTSGFGGMANVPISRECAALLQNNLIWFLKSGTGKRLPLADTRAAMLLRLNSHLQGASGIRLELLDRMAKFLNAGVTPHVYEFGSIGASGDLVPLSYITGALIGLDASYTVDFNGKELDALTALELLGLERLQLLPKEGLAMVNGTSVMTGIATNCVYDTKVLLALSMGVHALAIQGLNGTNQSFHPFIHKLKPHPGQLWAANQMLDLLLGSRLIREELDGSHHDRGSHPIQDRYSLRCLPQYMGPIVDGIAEIQKQIEVEINSATDNPLIDVENQASYHGGNFLGQYIGVGMDRLRYYIGLLAKHLDVQIASLVAPEFNNGLPPSLVGNPQRIVNMGLKGLQIAGNSIMPLLTFYGNSIADRFPTHAEQYNQNINSQGFASANLARTSVDIFQRYMAIALMFGVQAVDLRTYTIAEHYDARETLSPATRELYMAVRNVLGCPPSADRPYIWNDHEQSLDLHIAQIAADIASGGKIVTAVYQILSSFK